GTTTGGACATTTGATGTAAAAATAGTGATTGAGGTCATATTTTTCTTTTGAAAGCCTCGCCCCCATGTCAGGGCTGTCAGGCTCTCTCCCTCTTCATCGCCGGTGCGACGTCCCTGGCAACGCGCCTCGCGCTGAACAGCGTCAATGGATCCATCGTCCTGTAGATTGCGAGCTGACAGCCGCTTATGCGGACGTCTATGTACTTCTTTGCCTCCATCGCGGCCTTCAGGTAGTCCCTTACGCTCTCGGCCCGCTCGAAGTCGAGGCCGGCCTTTCTCAACCGCTCGACGTTCAGCTCGTGAATCGTGAGGGGCTGGAGCATCATCTCGTCTATTCCGAGGGAAGCCGCAAGCTCTGCTATCTTCGGTATGTCCTCGTTGTTTATGCCGGGCATGAATATAGTCCTCACAGCCGAGCGGACGCTCTTATCTCTTCCGACTATCCTCAAGGCGTTTACAACCGCATCGAAGGTGTCGGCGTTGGTAATTTTGAGGTGCTTTTCCCTCGTTGATGCATCGAGGCTTATCATCACGAGGTCGAAGTCGAGCTTCTCCCACAGCTCCTCGGTGAGAAGGGAACCGTTCGTCTGAAGATCGAGCCTCGCCTCGGGAAAGCGCTCGCGGAGTATCTTGTTCACTTCAACTATGCGCGGGCTTATGAGCGGCTCGCCGTACTGTGAAACGGTTATGGCGTATGGCCTCTCCCAGCCGTAGTAGCCGGGCTTTGGGGCCTTTCCGAGCTTCACCGCGACGTTTGAGTAGCAGAATATGCAGTCGTGGTTGCACGCCGGCGTGAGCTCGTAGCTCGGGTGGTGAACGGGATTGGGGTTGCTCAGATCGAGCCCCTGGCAGCCCTGACAGTGGGTGGGGAACTTCAAATCCATCACGAACTTCTTTAACAGCCTCGCCTCCTCGTTCTCGAGGATTTGCGGCTCCACTCCCATGCTCCTCGCGAACTCCTCCCAGCTCATCTTCTTCATTCTCTCACCGGCCGAAACAGAGAAAAGGGGTTTAAAAACCTGATTGGTCAGAGCAGTCCCCTGAGCTGGAAGCCGTCGAAAACCGGCCCGTCGCGGCAGACGAGGTACTTTCCAAGGTTGCAGGAGCCGCAGACACCGATTCCACACTTCATGTAGCGCTCCGCCGAAACCTGGACGTTCCTGTGGTCCATAACCCCCAGCACCGCTTTGAGCATCGGCTCCGGGCCGCAGGCGTAGACTTGGTCGAACTCGTTCTTTCTCTCCGCCAGCACGTCCGTTGGGAAGCCCTTTCTGCCAGCGGAGCCGTCATCGGTCGTGATTACCACTTCGTCCACGTAGTTCTCGATGTCCATCAGTGCCAGCTCCTCTCTGCTTCTTGCCCCGTAGAGGAGTGTTATCCTCTCAAATCTGCGCCGGTGCTGTTTTGCGAAGGCGTAGAGTGGTGGAATCCCTATGCCGCCGCCGATCAGGGCTATCTTCTCTCCCCTTGGCTCGAAGCCCCTGCCGTACGGCCCGCGGATCCAGAGGTGGTCTCCCTCAGCCAGCTCGAAGAGCCTCGACGTGAAGGGGCCAACGCGCTTGACGACTATCAAGTCCCTCCAGGCCAGGCTGAAGGGTTTTTCCCCGACTCCCGGGAGCCATGTCATTATGAACTGTCCGGCGGTAAATTCGAGCCTCTTATCGAAGCGGAAGGCTTTAACGTCCCTGGCAGCGTCCCAAACTTCCCTAAGTGTTACCCTTTCCAGCATTTATCCTGACCCCCTCCGGCTTTCCCACGATTTCATCTTCCTCCATAACAACCCTTCCTCTGAGAAG
The window above is part of the Thermococcus sp. JdF3 genome. Proteins encoded here:
- a CDS encoding radical SAM protein, whose protein sequence is MKKMSWEEFARSMGVEPQILENEEARLLKKFVMDLKFPTHCQGCQGLDLSNPNPVHHPSYELTPACNHDCIFCYSNVAVKLGKAPKPGYYGWERPYAITVSQYGEPLISPRIVEVNKILRERFPEARLDLQTNGSLLTEELWEKLDFDLVMISLDASTREKHLKITNADTFDAVVNALRIVGRDKSVRSAVRTIFMPGINNEDIPKIAELAASLGIDEMMLQPLTIHELNVERLRKAGLDFERAESVRDYLKAAMEAKKYIDVRISGCQLAIYRTMDPLTLFSARRVARDVAPAMKRERA
- a CDS encoding dihydroorotate dehydrogenase electron transfer subunit, whose protein sequence is MLERVTLREVWDAARDVKAFRFDKRLEFTAGQFIMTWLPGVGEKPFSLAWRDLIVVKRVGPFTSRLFELAEGDHLWIRGPYGRGFEPRGEKIALIGGGIGIPPLYAFAKQHRRRFERITLLYGARSREELALMDIENYVDEVVITTDDGSAGRKGFPTDVLAERKNEFDQVYACGPEPMLKAVLGVMDHRNVQVSAERYMKCGIGVCGSCNLGKYLVCRDGPVFDGFQLRGLL